AGTTTCGTTACTCTTTTTATATGCACTAATAGTAATTATTATTGCGTCGATTTTGACGTCACTTTTACATACAATGAAATCGAATTATGCGAATCAATGGTTTGGAAAAGTATCTATGCAAGGTTTTATTCAAATGATAGAAAGTGAGAATCGCTATTATGGATTTGATTATTTTAAGCAAAATAAACGAGAATCAGTTGGGAATTTAATGTTCTCTATTGCGACAGATTTGAAAATAAAAGATTTAAGAACATTTGTCGGGAAAGAAGTACCTGGTATGTCAAAGTATTACTCGAATATTATCGTAGCTGGGGAAGGGACAAACTTTACGAATATTCCAAATGAATCTAGTGTACCGATTGAAGAAGTAACGAAAGAGCGAGAAGTAGCAAAAGATAAAGTTACAGAAGCAGAAAAGAAAAATCCAGTGCAGAAAAAGAACGGAACGAAAAAAGGAGAAAGCGCAGTATACATTTATCATACACATAGCTGGGAATCCTTCTTTCCGTTATTACCAGGGGCTACCGATCCATCAAGTCCGGATGTAAATGTGTCCTTACTAGGGAAACGTATGAAAGAACAACTTGAAGGACAAGGAATTCCGGTAATTCATGATAAAACGAATATGGGGGATTTATTAGCGAGTAAAAAATGGAAATGGCCGCAAT
This Bacillus mycoides DNA region includes the following protein-coding sequences:
- the spoIIP gene encoding stage II sporulation protein P, whose protein sequence is MKKYATRIHGKKLVSLLFLYALIVIIIASILTSLLHTMKSNYANQWFGKVSMQGFIQMIESENRYYGFDYFKQNKRESVGNLMFSIATDLKIKDLRTFVGKEVPGMSKYYSNIIVAGEGTNFTNIPNESSVPIEEVTKEREVAKDKVTEAEKKNPVQKKNGTKKGESAVYIYHTHSWESFFPLLPGATDPSSPDVNVSLLGKRMKEQLEGQGIPVIHDKTNMGDLLASKKWKWPQSYKASHGYVKETLAQNNKIAFPIDIHRDDQRKKVTTKVINGKSYARLYFIIGMENEGRAENEKIARAINSYLDENYYGLSRGIFPKYKKDGNGVYNQDLSKNAMLIEVGGVDNTLDELYNTIDVLTEAFSKYYWNDAEKVNG